The genomic segment CCGGTCCGCGTCGGTGAGGACCGTGCGGACGTCGTGCCACCGGGTCACCAGCCACTGACCGGCCTCCGGCACCCAGCTCACCGGTTCCTCGCGGCGCAGCCGGGCGTAGGCCGGATAGGGATCGGCCTCCAGTTCCGAGAGCGTGACCACGGCGTCAGTCGGTGAAGGTCAGCACGGCCGAGACCTCGGGCAGCGGGTACGGGTGCCCGGCGAGCCGTTCGGTGTGCTTGGCGAGACTTTCCAGGAACTTCGCCGCGAGATCCAGGGTGAAGCCCTGACGGCACACCACGCGGATGACGTCCACGTGCTCGAGGCCGGGCGGCAGGCTGTACGCGGGCACGTGCCAGCCGTCGCCCTTGAGCGCCTCGGACAGGTGGTAGACGGTGAACCCCACGTCCTCCGGGTCGCGCAGGCGCAGCGCCACCACCGGCAGGTCCTCGCCGTCGCTGATGATGTCGAAGGGACCCATGGCCTCGACCACCTTCGCGACGTACCGCGCGACCTCCTGGCACCGCTGGGCGATCAGCTGGTAACCGGCCAGCCCGTTGCGCAGGAACTGGTAGTACTGCGCGATCACGCCGGAGGCCGGGCGGGAGAAGTTGAGGGTGAACGTGGGGTGGTGGCCGCCGAGCACGTTGCAGTCGAAGACCAGCGATTGCGGCAGGTACTCCGGATCGCGCCACAGGCACCAGCCCGAGCCCGGGTAGACCAGGCCGAACTTGTGCCCGGAGGCGTTGATCGAGACCACCCGCGGCAGGGCGAAGTCCCAGGCGAAGTCCATGTCGAGGAACGGGGCGAAGAAGCCGCCGCTCGCGGCGTCGACGTGCAGCGGTACGTCCACACCGCGGTCCGACGCCACGCGGTCGAGCGCGGCCGCGATGTCGGCGACCGGGTCGTAGCGCCCGTCCTGCGTGCTGCCCAGCACCGCGACGACCCCGATGGTGTTCTCGTCGACCGCCTCCGCGGTCAGCGCGGGGTCGAGGATCGTGCGGCCTTCCGCGAGCGGCACCATGCGTGCCTCGACCTCCCAGAAGTTGCAGAACTTGGGCCAGCACACGTGGACGTGGGTGCCGAAGACCAGGTTGGGCCGTCCGGTGCCGCCGCGCTCGCGCCAGCGGCGCAGCATCGCCAGCCCGGCCAGCATGGCCGCTTCCGAACTGCCGCTGGTGGAGCAGCCGATGAAGTTGCCGTCGTCCTCGTGCCACAGGTCGGCGAGCATGTTGATGCATTCCTGCTCGATTTCGGAACTCGCCGGGTATTCCTCGCGGTTCATCAGGTTGATCGCGGCGGTGTCCGCGTAGATCCGTTCCAGTTCCGGTTCGGCCGACGTCGTGCAGAAGGTGGCGAGGTTGAGCGCGGCCCGCCCGTCGAGCAGGAGCCGGGACTGCACGATGCCCGCCGCGACCCCCGCGGGCATCGGATTCTCCGGCACTCTGCCCTTGGGGATGACGTCCTCGCTGATCCGCTGGGCGAAAACGGGAGCGAGCTGCAGATCCTGCTCATCGGTAATCACGCGCTGCAAACTCATGGCGACCTCCGCGTTTCGAATGGGTGAGTGGTGGGAATGCCGGTACCGCGGCGTTTCGGCGAGCTCACGGGATCCTCGGCGACCTCCTCATCGTGTCAGGTCCAGGGACCGGGCGGAATGCCGTCGTCAAAGGACAACCTGGACGAGGCGAGTGGTGACTCCGGTCGTCGACGACCGTCGCCGAGCCATCTCGGCTGCGTCTGCGCGATTCACGAAAGAGTTGTCATCGGCCGGAAAGTGCCACTTCATCGGTCACTGAGCGTGCATTCAGCGGTGAGGAAATTCCGCACCGGCGGATCATCCCGAAAACCGGCGGCGCTTCGGCCGGGCCGATCGTGCGCGATGTGCGGGGCGGGATACGTGCTGCTCCGTCGAATTGCTTAATGCGTGGATTCTCGTTGATCGGGCTTAATCCTTTCGGTGACCGAGGTCGAGCGAAATCCGTCCCGCGGAGAAGATGACCCGAACGCTGCTGCCGCCTGATGTCGATCGGTCGTACGGTAGGTGTGCGAGACGCCACAATGCGTCAACGAGAGGGAAGGGTGTTTCACCGATGTTGACCTCCACGCAGATCGAGAACATCGACCGGGTATTCGCGATGATCGATTCGAGTGGCGACGGCAGGGTGACTTGGGACGATTTCGAGACGCTGACCCGCGGGATAGCCGAGGAACTCGGCCGGGACTCGAAATCCACGGAAATCGCGGAATTGTCGGCCGCGTACCACGGCGTGTGGGAGTACGTCAGCGCGGCCGCGGACCTCGACCAGGACGGAGCGGTGACCAGGGACGAGTTCCGGAAAGCGCACTCGACGCAGGCGCTTTCCGCCGGGCTGTTGCTGGACAAGTGGCTGGTCGCGGCCGACCGGTGCTTCGACGCGGCGGACCGTGATGGCCATGGCTACCTCACCGAGGACGCGCTGGCCGGCGTGTACCGCGCGGGCGGCATCACTGACCGGCAGGTCGCCTCGGCTGCTTTCCAGGCGATGGACGTGAACAGCAACGGCCGCGTCGACAAAGCCGAGTTCTCGGCCAATGTCCGTGGTCTGTTCGAGGCGGTGGACAAATCCATGAAGGGCGCGCGGATGATCGGCTGAATCGCTCCTGTTCACGGATATTCGAGAGAAGGTGGATCTTATGTCGCACGACGTCACCGATCGGAAGTTCAGCATCCTCTTCGACTGGTTCGACCACACCGACGACGGCTGGCTCACGCGCCCCGATTTCGAGCAGATGGCGGAACTGTTCACCGCCGTGGCCCGCCCGGACGACCACGAGAACCGCGCCGCCATGCGCGAAGCCTTCACCGGTTGGTGGGACGTCCTGCGCGACACCGGTGCGACGGACGTGCAGGACCGCGTGGGACGGCAGAACTTCATCGAAGTCATGCGGACCGGCGTGACCAAGCCGGAGAACTTCGAACACCTGATCCTGGGCATCGTCAACGCGCTCATGCGCGCACTGGACACCGACGGCAGCGGCGAACTCAGCGCCGACGAGTACGTCCGGATGTACGACGCACTCGGGGTCGAACCCGAAACCTCCGCCGCCGCGTTCGAGCGCCTGGACCGCAACGGCAGCGGCAGCATCAGCCACGCCGAATTCCGCACGGCGATCGAGGAGTTCTACCTCAGCGCCGACCCGGAAGCGCCCGGCAACTGGCTGCTGGGCAGCCCTTCGCCGGCCTAGCTGGGCGTTGCGCGCGCTCGCTCGCACCTGGGCGGGGCACCGAGACCCGGTCCACGTGCTCGCGGAGCGGGGGGCACTATCGGGCTGTCCCGCCACCAGCCCTTGACCGGAAGCCGATCTTCGATAGTCTGGCCTGCTGCCTTCTGGGGGAAGGACCACAGCAGCCATGCAGAGACAGCTCCGCCTCTTTCTCGGTGCCACCCTCATCGACGCGCTCGGCAGCGGGATCTGGCTCCCGTTCGGGTTGCTCTTCCTCGTCCACGGCCAGGGTTTCGGCCTGGTCGAAGCCGGTGCGGCGCTCAGCACCGGTGGCCTGCTCGCGCT from the Amycolatopsis magusensis genome contains:
- a CDS encoding glutamate decarboxylase gives rise to the protein MSLQRVITDEQDLQLAPVFAQRISEDVIPKGRVPENPMPAGVAAGIVQSRLLLDGRAALNLATFCTTSAEPELERIYADTAAINLMNREEYPASSEIEQECINMLADLWHEDDGNFIGCSTSGSSEAAMLAGLAMLRRWRERGGTGRPNLVFGTHVHVCWPKFCNFWEVEARMVPLAEGRTILDPALTAEAVDENTIGVVAVLGSTQDGRYDPVADIAAALDRVASDRGVDVPLHVDAASGGFFAPFLDMDFAWDFALPRVVSINASGHKFGLVYPGSGWCLWRDPEYLPQSLVFDCNVLGGHHPTFTLNFSRPASGVIAQYYQFLRNGLAGYQLIAQRCQEVARYVAKVVEAMGPFDIISDGEDLPVVALRLRDPEDVGFTVYHLSEALKGDGWHVPAYSLPPGLEHVDVIRVVCRQGFTLDLAAKFLESLAKHTERLAGHPYPLPEVSAVLTFTD
- a CDS encoding EF-hand domain-containing protein, which translates into the protein MTRTLLPPDVDRSYGRCARRHNASTRGKGVSPMLTSTQIENIDRVFAMIDSSGDGRVTWDDFETLTRGIAEELGRDSKSTEIAELSAAYHGVWEYVSAAADLDQDGAVTRDEFRKAHSTQALSAGLLLDKWLVAADRCFDAADRDGHGYLTEDALAGVYRAGGITDRQVASAAFQAMDVNSNGRVDKAEFSANVRGLFEAVDKSMKGARMIG
- a CDS encoding EF-hand domain-containing protein, encoding MSHDVTDRKFSILFDWFDHTDDGWLTRPDFEQMAELFTAVARPDDHENRAAMREAFTGWWDVLRDTGATDVQDRVGRQNFIEVMRTGVTKPENFEHLILGIVNALMRALDTDGSGELSADEYVRMYDALGVEPETSAAAFERLDRNGSGSISHAEFRTAIEEFYLSADPEAPGNWLLGSPSPA